The genome window CCACGTCCACGCGTGAGCTCGGTGATCCGGTCACCCCAGTGGTCGTCGGACTCGAGCGCGTGGTCTGCTCCGAGATCACGCGCGACGCGCAGGCGCTGCTCGCTGCGGTCGACGGCGATCACTTGGGCCTGTGTCAGGGCTTTGGCGTACTGGACGGCGAAGCCGCCGAGTCCGCCGACGCCGATCAACGCGATGGTCTCAGCGCGGTCCGAGTGGCGAACGGCGTTGGACACCGCGTGGTACGCGGAGAGCCCCGCGTCCGCGAGGGGAGCGGCGTGCTTGGGGAGCAATGTCGCGAGTTCCACGACCTGGCGGCGGTCGGCGACCATGTACGGAGCGAACCCGCCGTCTTCGGCCAGCCCGCGGCAACTGAGGCTCCGGCAGTGGTTCTCGTGCCCGGCCGTGCAGTGGTCGCACGCACCGCAGAACTGGATGGCCGACACGACGACGGCCTGGCCGGGCTCCAGGTCCTCGACGCCGGCGCCCAGGTCCGCGACCCAGCCCGCGTTCTCGTGGCCGAGCGTGAAGGGGCGGGTGAAGGGCAGGCTGCCCACGCCCGCGTGCACGACTTCCAGGTCCGTCCCGCACAGGCCGGCACCGCCGACCCGCAGCAGCACCTGCCCCGGGCCGGGTACGGGCCTGGGGATCGAGACCAGTTCGGGAGCGCGCCCCGGACCGAGAGCGCGATAGGCCGTCATCAACTCCGGCATGGCTTTTCCTTGTCCGGCGGAGTGGTCGTCGGCACCAGGACGATCTGCGCTGAGCCGAGTTCGGTTCGGACGGAGAGAACCAGGTCCCCTGGGCGCTGTCAAGGCGCGGCGCCGGACGCTATACAACTGAATTCACTTCTGTTAGTTTCCACCGGAGCCGCGGTGGCTGTCGGGGCGTGAGGCGCTGGGGCGGACAGCGGCAGCCGGTCAGCCGCGGATTCCGTGTCATGGCAACCACTGCTGACGTGTACGTGGAGGAGGCGACCGTGAACCACGACCTCGACGCTTTCGCGGGAAAAGTCGCGCTGGTGACCGGTGCGGGGAGTGGGATCGGCCGTGCCGCGGCCCGGCTGCTCGCCAGTAGAGGGGCGGCCCACGTCGTGTTCGCCGACATCGATGCCGAGGCCGCGGCCTCAGCCGCCGAGGGTGTCGCGCAGGCGCACCCGGCCGCGCTCGACGTCGCCGACTCGGCGAGCGTCGACGACGTGGTGAACGCGCTCGCCGGTGAA of Saccharopolyspora erythraea contains these proteins:
- a CDS encoding NAD(P)-dependent alcohol dehydrogenase; translation: MPELMTAYRALGPGRAPELVSIPRPVPGPGQVLLRVGGAGLCGTDLEVVHAGVGSLPFTRPFTLGHENAGWVADLGAGVEDLEPGQAVVVSAIQFCGACDHCTAGHENHCRSLSCRGLAEDGGFAPYMVADRRQVVELATLLPKHAAPLADAGLSAYHAVSNAVRHSDRAETIALIGVGGLGGFAVQYAKALTQAQVIAVDRSEQRLRVARDLGADHALESDDHWGDRITELTRGRGVDAVVDFVGSDETLRTAVEITRGRGAVVVCGRSGGVLPFSRALVEPGIAVMSSRGGSMRDLEHVVRMAESGVSRVEIEEFALSDIPQAIDRLREGRLTGRAVVTFPA